TGCTTGCCCTTGATGGGGTTGACCACCAGATCGTTGTCGCGGCTGTGGATGCCGATGATCATGCCTTCGTACAGCGCTTCGCCGGGGCTGACGAACATGCGGCCGCGATCCTGCAGCTTCCACAGTGCGTAGGCCACGGCATCGCCGTTGTCCTGGCTGATCAGCACGCCGTTGCGGCGCTCGCCGATCGAGCCTTCGCGCATGGGCGCGTACTCATGGAAGATGTGGCTCATCAGCCCGGTGCCGCGCGTCAGCGTCAGGAACTCGTTCTGGAAGCCGATCAGGCCGCGCGCCGGAATCAGGTATTCCAGGCGGGTGCGGCCCCGGCCGTCGGGCTGCATGTCTTGCAGGTCGCCCTTGCGGCGGCCCAGTTCTTCCATGACGCCGCCCTGGTGGGCGTCTTCGACGTCGATGGTCAGGGCCTCGAAAGGCTCGCACTTGACGCCGTCGATGTCCTTGAACACCACGCGCGGGCGCGACACGGCCAGCTCGTAGCCTTCGCGGCGCATGGTTTCCAGCAGGATCGTCAGGTGCAGTTCGCCGCGGCCCGACACTTCGAACACGGTGTCGTCGCCAGTGTCGCGCACGCGCAGCGCCACGTTGGACTTGAGTTCACGGTCGAGCCGGTCGCGCAGCTGGCGGCTGGTGACGAACTTGCCTTCGCGGCCGGCCAGCGGCGACGTATTCACCATGAAGTTCATGGTCAGGGTGGGCTCGTCGATGCGCAGCATGGGAAAGGCCTCGGGCTTGGCCGGATCCATCACGGTGCAGCCGATGCCGATTTCTTCGATGCCGTTGATCAGCACGATGTCGCCGGCCTCGGCTTCCGGCACGACTTCACGCTCGAGGCCCTTGAATGTCAGCACCTGGTTGACGCGCCCTTTGCCGGCCGCGCCGTCGGGACCGAACTGGTAGGCCACTTCCATGCCGGGGCGGATGCGGCCCCGGTTGATGCGGCCCACGCCGATCTTGCCCACATAGCTGTTGTAGTCCAGCGAGATGATCTGCATCTGCAGCGGGCCGTTGGGATCATCGTCGCGCTGCGGCACGTGCTGCAGGATGGCCTCGAACAGGGGCCGCATGTCGCCCTCGCGCACGTCGGGCGTCAGGCCCGCGTAGCCCGACAGGCCCGAGGCGTACACCACCGGGAAATCCAGCTGCTCTTCGGTGGCGCCCAGCTTGTCGAACAGGTCGAACGTGGCATTGATGACGTAATCGGGGCGCGCGCCCGGACGGTCGATTTTGTTGACCACCACGATGGGCTTCAGGCCCAGCGCCAGCGCCTTGCGGGTAACGAAAATGGTC
This genomic window from Bordetella petrii contains:
- the typA gene encoding translational GTPase TypA, with the translated sequence MTRALRNVAIIAHVDHGKTTLVDQLLRQSGTFRENQAVSERVMDSNDLEKERGITILAKNCAVEYQGTHINIVDTPGHADFGGEVERVLSMVDGVLLLVDAVEGPMPQTIFVTRKALALGLKPIVVVNKIDRPGARPDYVINATFDLFDKLGATEEQLDFPVVYASGLSGYAGLTPDVREGDMRPLFEAILQHVPQRDDDPNGPLQMQIISLDYNSYVGKIGVGRINRGRIRPGMEVAYQFGPDGAAGKGRVNQVLTFKGLEREVVPEAEAGDIVLINGIEEIGIGCTVMDPAKPEAFPMLRIDEPTLTMNFMVNTSPLAGREGKFVTSRQLRDRLDRELKSNVALRVRDTGDDTVFEVSGRGELHLTILLETMRREGYELAVSRPRVVFKDIDGVKCEPFEALTIDVEDAHQGGVMEELGRRKGDLQDMQPDGRGRTRLEYLIPARGLIGFQNEFLTLTRGTGLMSHIFHEYAPMREGSIGERRNGVLISQDNGDAVAYALWKLQDRGRMFVSPGEALYEGMIIGIHSRDNDLVVNPIKGKQLTNVRASGTDEAVRLVPPIQLSLEYAVEFIDDDELVEITPKSIRLRKRHLQEHERRRAARDSAA